A region of the Candidatus Kapaibacterium sp. genome:
CGCTGACCATAATCCCCGAAACAGGCTTGATGTCCGTTATCTTGCCGAATTTCGTTAAATTGGAATCTTGTGCAGCTAAATACCGAGCAGTCGTATACTTGCGTTTATAATCAATCGAAGTATATTGGGAGTATGCTTGTTCGAATTCACCATTGCCGATGAGATTGACATATGGTTTGATAAGCTCGTCCATCACCTTTGGCATTACGATGTCTTCGCCATCTCGAAAATTCTTATAAGCAATTATACTAAATACAATTACGATTGCCAAAACCCCGAATACAGGAGCATAAGATTTGAATTTACTTTTCATTAATTTTTCTCAATTTATAAATTTTGATACTAAGACTATATTTATGTTTTCTTATTGCATTATTTTAGTCAATACTATAACTAAAAAATCGTATTTATTCACACGCTTTTCACAATAAATCGTTTTTTTATTCTATGGAATTACTTAATTTTGTATATGGAATTATTACATTTTTTTAATAGAACTTTATTGAGGATTTCATGGCTATAGAAGAAAAAATCAAAGAATTGATGGCATTAAGGGAAAAAGCGAGGCTTGGTGGTGGAGAAAAAAGGATTGAAGCGCAGCACAAAAAGGGTAAATACACTGCAAGAGAAAGAATCGAAAAATTGTTGGACGAAGGAAGTTTCGAGGAATTCGACATGTTCGTGTCGAGTAAACCGACTGATTTCGGCAGCGACGTCGAAGAGTATCTTTCAGATGGTGTTGTAACCGGTTACGGGACAATTGACGGCAGGCTCGTTTTTATTTTTTCGCAAGATTTCACAATTTTTGGAGGTTCGCTATCCGAAATGTTTGCACAAAAAATATGCAAAGTAATGGACAAAGCGATGAAAGTCGGCGCTCCGGTAATTGGTATCAACGATTCAGGTGGTGCACGGATTCAAGAAGGTGTGAAAAGTCTTGGTGGATATGCCGAAATTTTCCAACGTAATATTATGGCTTCGGGTGTGGTACCGCAAATTTCTGCTGTATTCGGACCCTGTGCCGGTGGTGCGGTTTATTCTCCGGCATTGACTGATTTTACAATCATGAGCCAAGGTACAAGCTATATGTTTGTGACAGGTCCAAAAGTCGTAAAGACCGTGACGAACGAAGATGTGACTGTCGAAGAGCTTGGCGGCGCAAGAGTGCACGGAACAAAATCCGGCGTAACTCACTTCGTTGCCGATAGCGAAGACGAAGGGCTCTTGCTTATTCGCAAATTATTGAGCTATTTGCCACAAAATAACCACGAAGACCCACCGATATATGTTTGTTCGGACCCAATTGACAGACTCGAAAATAATTTGAATTATATTGTGCCTGATAATCCGAATAAGCCTTACGACGTTAAAGATGTAATTCACACTATTGCCGATGACGAAGAATTTCTCGAAATCCATCGCCATTATGCCCAAAACATAGTAATCGGATTCTCTAAATTCAACGGAACTCCTGTGGGAATAGTTGCCAATCAACCCAATTACTTAGCAGGTGTGCTCGATATTAATGCTTCACGCAAAGCTGCACGCTTCGTGCGTTTTTGTGATGCTTTTAATATTCCGATTCTAACTTTAGTAGATGTGCCCGGATTTTTGCCCGGAACAGCACAAGAGTACGGTGGCATAATCATTCACGGTGCGAAATTATTGTTCGCTTATGGCGAAGCAACTGTACCCAAAGTTACGGTTATTCTCCGCAAGGCTTATGGTGGCGCTTACGATGTAATGAGTTCGAAGCATTTACGCGGCGACATTAATTACGCTTGGCCCTCAGCCGAAATCGCTGTAATGGGACCCAAAGGCGCTATCGAAGTATTGTACCAAAAGGAAATGAGTGCAATTGAAAATCCGGAAGATAGAGCAAAATTCTTTGCAGAAAAAGAACAAGAATATCGCGAAAAATTTGCGAACCCTTACGTAGCAGCGAAACACGGATACATTGACGACGTTATCGAACCGAGAAATACAAGATTTAGAGTAATCAGAGCGCTGCAAATGCTGTCATCGAAAAAAGATACAAATCCGCTCAAAAAACATGATAATATACCATTGTAATAATGAGGGATAAACAAAATGATAAATGAAACTTATAATTTGCTTTCCGGCGTGTTGATGCAAACTTCGCCACCGCCCATTACATCTCTCAAATTTGATTTGCAAAATCAATGGATGGATGATGCTATGGGAATGTCAGTAGTTGGAATGTTGGTCGTGTTTTCAGCTTTGCTTATTCTTGCTTCTGTAGTTTTTAATATTCCTAAAGTTATAAATTTAGTACAAAGAAAGAAATCGAAAACTAAGGGTGTTGAAAAAACTGAAACAAAAGAAATTGCAGTTTCCGGCGAAATTAACGCTGCCATTGCTATGGCATTGAGCCTTTATTTCGGCGAAATTCACGACGACGAAGCTGCTATACTTACTATAAAAAAAGCTCCCAGACCATACTCGCCTTGGAGCTCGAAGATATTTAGTTTAAGAGATATTTATAATAATTACCGGGTCTAATCATGAAAAAATTTGAATTCTCAATACACGGAAACAAATATGGTGTTGATATTATTAACGTCGAAGACAACATAGCTGAAATTGAAGTTAATGGTACAATTTACAAAGTTGATATTCATACTCAACAAAAAATCACGAAAACTCCTACATTGACACGTGCTACTGCGCCGCCTAATTATAATCCGGGTCAAAAAACCAACAAACCTACCGATAAAAAAGGTGTTGGTGTTATCAAAGCACCCTTGCCGGGAACTATTCTCGAAATCAAAAAACGCCAGGGCGATACTGTCCAAGTTGGCGAAACAATATTAGTAATGGAAGCCATGAAAATGGAAAACGACATCAAAGCCGATAATAGCGGTGTTATCGTTTCAATCAAAGTCAACGTTAATGATTCGGTGCTCGAAGGAGACCTTTTGATTGAAATCGGGAGTGGCGACTGATGGAAGGTGTAATGCATTTTATGGAGCTCTCGGGTTTTGCTAACGTTACCTGGGGACACCTTATCATGATTATGGTAGGGTTGATTTTTATTTATTTGGCGATTACAAAAGATTACGAACCCCTTCTGCTCGTGCCGATTGGATTTGGTATCCTAATCGGAAATATCCCGTTTCTGGAAAATATGGGGATGCAAATCGGGATTTACGAAGACGGCAGCGTAATGAATATGCTGTATTACGGCGTGCTCAAAGGGCTTTATCCGCCCTTGATATTTCTCGGAATTGGAGCGATGACCGACTTTTCCACACTGCTCTCTAATCCCAGACTGATGGTGTTGGGTGCAGCGGCTCAAATCGGTATATTTCTGACATTTTTGACTGCATTAGCACTCGGATTTACGCTCAACCAAGCCGCTGCCATCGGTATTATCGGTGGTGCTGACGGTCCTACGGCGATATTCTTGTCATCGCGATTGGCGCCCGAACTCATCGGAGCGATTGCAATAGCAGCTTATTCGTATATGGCATTGGTGCCCGTGATTCAACCACCGATTATCAAATTATTGACATCGAAAGAAGAACGACAAATCAAAATGAAACCGCCACGTGCAGTTTCCAAGACTGAAAAAATGATATTCCCAATCGTCGGATTATTGCTCACAACATTTATTTCTCCCGGTGCATTGCCATTGCTTGGGATGCTATTCTTTGGCAATTTGCTCAAGGAATCCGGCGTCACAAAACGATTGGCAGACACCGCAAGCAAGCAATTGATTGACATCGTGACGATTTTACTAGGTGTAACAGTCGGGGCATCTACACAAGCGACTACTTTTTTGACACCGCAATCAATTCTGATTTTCGGGCTTGGAGCGGTCTCATTCATGGTTGCAACGGCAGGTGGTGTATTATTCGCCAAATTCATGAACTTATTCCTGAAGGGCGACGACAAACTCAACCCAATGATTGGAGCGGCAGGTGTATCGGCAGTGCCCGATAGCGCCCGCGTAGTCCATCAATTGGGACAAAAGGAAGACAAATCCAACTACTTGCTGATGCACGCAATGGCGCCAAACGTCTCCGGTGTAATCGGCTCGGCAGTTGCCGCGGGTATTTTGCTCAGCTACCTGATGAAAGTGGGCTGGTAAGAAACTTGTTCCGTCAGTTGTTACAAAAACGGGACAGAGAACAAAAACGGGACAGAGAACAATTTTCGAGACAGAGAACAAAGACGTGATAGAACAACTGACGGGACAGAAGGAATTTGACATAATATTTAATCGGGTGGCATGAATTTGCAACCCGATTTTTGTTTGTTTTTAAGCCGTTTTAGTGTTGGAGATTGTGACGCTTCTCGGCATGGCATCATAAGTAACGCCATCAATCATTCTTCCGCTTTTTTTCTTATTTGTACCGCCCCATTGTTTGAAGTAAAAGGCAACGCCCAGATTATCGCATTGTTGCTTAATGTCGAGCACCCATTCTTTGTCTATTGGGCGAGGAGTTCGTCCGCTTTCGCCACCTGTAATTACCCAATCAATTCCGCTAAGATTCATATTGGGAATAGCACTAATCAAGGGTTCGCAGGAGAGAAATTTGACATGTGCTCCGGTTCGTCTCAAAAAATCTATTCTTTTGGTAACTTTGGAACTTTCTACCGTTACACCCATCCACAAATTCTCAGACCAATTCAGCAATCCCGCACTGTCATATTTATATAGAACATCTGCTCGTTTGGTCAGAACCTGAAAAACATGTTGCGGATTGTCGTTGATGACCTTGAAAATTTTTTGAATGAATTCAATCGGAACGTCTTTATGAAAGATATCGCTCATCGAATTAACGAATACCACTCTGGGTTTCTTCCAAGTATATGGCTCATCAAGCGTATCCGGGTGAATAGTCAGCTTGAAACCATCGGCATACTTGGGTTGCCCCATAGCTTGCAACCTTCTTGCCATAATTTCTGCGTAGCAGAATCGGCAGCCGGAAGAAATTTTCGTACACCCCGTAATCGGGTTCCATGTACTCTCTGTCCATTCAATTCTTGATTTTGACATGATTAAATCGCCTTTATTATTTCATTAGCTATTTTAATTGCAGTTTGATTATTTGATGCAAAAACAAAATGATATATTGGCAGACCACGGGTATTTTTCAGAACTAATGGTTTATCGGAGACATGCTCCCAAATCGAACGGAGTCTTTTTATGTATAATTCAGCAATACGTTCAATTGGTTTTGAAATTTTTGTGATGATTTCCTCATCGCCAAATAAGGTTATTGCTGTTTCCCCTCTATAAAAGTGTTCTTTTATTTCATTTTCATTTAAACCGAGAAATGATTGTAATTTCTCTAAATATTTCAAAGTGCCATTTCTATCTAACAGTCTGTTTACAATCACTCCTGTTGGAATCAATATCCAAATATCAGACCGAGTATTTTTAAGATTTTCAATAGAATTCCAATTGATTTGCATTCCAAATGGATCAAGAAAAATAAGT
Encoded here:
- a CDS encoding acyl-CoA carboxylase subunit beta; translation: MAIEEKIKELMALREKARLGGGEKRIEAQHKKGKYTARERIEKLLDEGSFEEFDMFVSSKPTDFGSDVEEYLSDGVVTGYGTIDGRLVFIFSQDFTIFGGSLSEMFAQKICKVMDKAMKVGAPVIGINDSGGARIQEGVKSLGGYAEIFQRNIMASGVVPQISAVFGPCAGGAVYSPALTDFTIMSQGTSYMFVTGPKVVKTVTNEDVTVEELGGARVHGTKSGVTHFVADSEDEGLLLIRKLLSYLPQNNHEDPPIYVCSDPIDRLENNLNYIVPDNPNKPYDVKDVIHTIADDEEFLEIHRHYAQNIVIGFSKFNGTPVGIVANQPNYLAGVLDINASRKAARFVRFCDAFNIPILTLVDVPGFLPGTAQEYGGIIIHGAKLLFAYGEATVPKVTVILRKAYGGAYDVMSSKHLRGDINYAWPSAEIAVMGPKGAIEVLYQKEMSAIENPEDRAKFFAEKEQEYREKFANPYVAAKHGYIDDVIEPRNTRFRVIRALQMLSSKKDTNPLKKHDNIPL
- a CDS encoding OadG family protein, which translates into the protein MINETYNLLSGVLMQTSPPPITSLKFDLQNQWMDDAMGMSVVGMLVVFSALLILASVVFNIPKVINLVQRKKSKTKGVEKTETKEIAVSGEINAAIAMALSLYFGEIHDDEAAILTIKKAPRPYSPWSSKIFSLRDIYNNYRV
- a CDS encoding acetyl-CoA carboxylase biotin carboxyl carrier protein subunit — its product is MKKFEFSIHGNKYGVDIINVEDNIAEIEVNGTIYKVDIHTQQKITKTPTLTRATAPPNYNPGQKTNKPTDKKGVGVIKAPLPGTILEIKKRQGDTVQVGETILVMEAMKMENDIKADNSGVIVSIKVNVNDSVLEGDLLIEIGSGD
- a CDS encoding sodium ion-translocating decarboxylase subunit beta codes for the protein MEGVMHFMELSGFANVTWGHLIMIMVGLIFIYLAITKDYEPLLLVPIGFGILIGNIPFLENMGMQIGIYEDGSVMNMLYYGVLKGLYPPLIFLGIGAMTDFSTLLSNPRLMVLGAAAQIGIFLTFLTALALGFTLNQAAAIGIIGGADGPTAIFLSSRLAPELIGAIAIAAYSYMALVPVIQPPIIKLLTSKEERQIKMKPPRAVSKTEKMIFPIVGLLLTTFISPGALPLLGMLFFGNLLKESGVTKRLADTASKQLIDIVTILLGVTVGASTQATTFLTPQSILIFGLGAVSFMVATAGGVLFAKFMNLFLKGDDKLNPMIGAAGVSAVPDSARVVHQLGQKEDKSNYLLMHAMAPNVSGVIGSAVAAGILLSYLMKVGW
- a CDS encoding phage Gp37/Gp68 family protein, which translates into the protein MSKSRIEWTESTWNPITGCTKISSGCRFCYAEIMARRLQAMGQPKYADGFKLTIHPDTLDEPYTWKKPRVVFVNSMSDIFHKDVPIEFIQKIFKVINDNPQHVFQVLTKRADVLYKYDSAGLLNWSENLWMGVTVESSKVTKRIDFLRRTGAHVKFLSCEPLISAIPNMNLSGIDWVITGGESGRTPRPIDKEWVLDIKQQCDNLGVAFYFKQWGGTNKKKSGRMIDGVTYDAMPRSVTISNTKTA
- the tcmP gene encoding three-Cys-motif partner protein TcmP, producing MLNEPMNGDWGGSWTTRKLDAFAKYVSAYLKIMNNQRHWKTIYFDGFAGSGDRNITSTELYESLLFTQEEEAGYKGAAERVLTLPDNLAFDYYYFIDNNKVSLENLKQKISHYGEEKNIKLVFRKGECNANLDKLSRIMKDKPNVYASLIFLDPFGMQINWNSIENLKNTRSDIWILIPTGVIVNRLLDRNGTLKYLEKLQSFLGLNENEIKEHFYRGETAITLFGDEEIITKISKPIERIAELYIKRLRSIWEHVSDKPLVLKNTRGLPIYHFVFASNNQTAIKIANEIIKAI